A genomic region of Metopolophium dirhodum isolate CAU chromosome 1, ASM1992520v1, whole genome shotgun sequence contains the following coding sequences:
- the LOC132953606 gene encoding membrane-associated protein Hem produces the protein MSSRSGSSLGGGGGGGLSAGHHKLAEKLSLINDRGVGMLTRIYNIKKACGDAKSKPAFLSDKTLESAIKYIVRRFPNVDIKGLQAITPIRNDIIKSLSLYYYTFVDLLDFKDQVCELLTTMDACQVNLDITVNYELTRAYLDLVATYVALMVLLSRVEDRKAVLGLFNAAHEMVHNQSDLSFPRLGQMIVDYEQPVRRLADEFVPHTKLLSGALRSLWPVYVQRNLTADKWRSDQKLSLVGNPAQLLKPSSTDTVSCEYLSLETMERWIIFGFLLCHQTLQQQPPNQQQHNQDGNVAHKLWLAALESNWSIALFRDETVPIHSFVQSFFDTLKGYGKRVSEVKEAHTHATQKAVYRHRERRKYLRTALKELALILTDQPGLLGPKVLLVFIGLSLARDEVCWLLRHGAPNSGGGNSQKGTGTGTGGTGKSSSSGKSSGVEDLLVDRQLPELLFHMEELRMLVRKYSQVVQRYYVQYLVGFDAVQLAQSIQSVYGNQQDQQHYQQDPSYVILQSIVHTVSALSVKQVEDNELFDLRALRLDWFRVQAYCSSAGSSGGGYNSNNSKLNLFDHRQLASQLDTAAHHTRMVDYLDEMLVDTSDLSLFCFYNKTFEDQFHMCLEFPAQNRYIIAFPLVCGHFQSCAHELCPEERHHIRERSLSVVNMFLDDMAKEAKNILTTVCDEQCTMSDRLLPKHCALLIAQAVNRKKKDKSSSSKGKNTGASMLLGGAGDDNDRPGSESYRKTREELTTMDKLHMALTELCYALNYCSTINVWEYTFAPREYLHQHLETRFGRALVGMAMFNADTGDIAKPSELLASVRAYMSVLQTVENYVHIDVTRVFNNALLQQTQHADSHGDKTIASSYTQWYSEVLLRRVSAGNICYSPNQRAFVSLTADGAVPFNAEEFSDIGELRALAELVGPYGMKLLNETLTWHVASQVQELKKLVAANREVLLALRTNFDKPDVMKTEFKKLQHVDNVLQRMTIVGVILSFRQLAQSALRDVLEDRVPFLLASVQDYHQQHQLRVGGVMGNGGVNGVGGVVVGGTGSVNGVGATADTMLVSEMASAAGLECAVDPALAAALRNQKTADEHDEHLTACLLMVFVAVSVPKLARSEHSFYRASLEGHANNVHCVAAAVNAVFGALFTVCSAGAGPGAGAGADPTSVAAAGSDIEDRMKEFLALASSSLLRLGQEADRDTVRNRESVYLLLDQIVQESPFLTMDLLESCFPYALIRNAYHAVYKIEHHQHGGHSSSSHQI, from the exons ATGTCGTCGCGCTCAGGCTCATCCCTAGGAGGTGGCGGTGGCGGAGGTCTTTCCGCCGGCCATCACAAGCTAGCCGAGAAGCTGAGCTTGATCAACGACCGGGGCGTGGGCATGCTCACGCGCATCTACAACATCAAGAAG GCATGTGGCGATGCCAAATCCAAGCCAGCGTTCCTGTCTGACAAAACACTTGAGTCtgcaattaaatatattgtgcgCAGGTTTCCCAATGTAGACATCAAAGgt CTTCAGGCCATTACACCCATACGTAACGACATCATAAAATCACTGTCTTTATACTATTACACGTTTGTCGACCTTCTTGATTTCAAAGATCAGGTGTGTGAACTATTAACTACTATGGACGCATGTCAAGTGAATCTGGatatt ACTGTAAATTATGAGCTAACACGAGCCTACCTAGATTTAGTGGCCACATATGTAGCCCTCATGGTTTTACTATCACGTGTTGAAGATCGCAAAGCTGTATTAGGTCTGTTTAATGCTGCACATGAGATGGTACATAATCAGag TGATCTGAGCTTCCCACGTCTTGGCCAAATGATTGTAGACTATGAGCAACCAGTCCGCCGGTTAGCTGATGAATTTGTGCCACATACAAAGCTTTTATCTGGAGCTTTACGTTCTCTTTGGCCAGTGTATGTGCAGCGCAACCTGACTGCAGATAAGTGGAG GTCTGACCAGAAACTCAGTCTAGTGGGTAACCCTGCTCAACTACTAAAACCTTCATCTACAGACACTGTGTCTTGCGAGTATCTATCCTTAGAGACAATGGAGCGATGGATTATAT TTGGCTTTTTGCTGTGCCATCAGACGTTGCAGCAACAACCACCAAACCAGCAGCAACACAACCAAGACGGTAATGTAGCTCATAAACTGTGGTTAGCTGCACTAGAGTCAAATTGGTCAATTGCCCTATTTAGGGATGAAACTGTACCCATTCACTCATTTGTTCAGTCGTTTTTTGATACATTGAAGGGTTATGGAAAGAGAGTATCTGAAGTTAAAGAGGCGCATACACATGCTACACAAAAAGC TGTGTACCGACACCGTGAGCGTCGTAAGTACTTACGCACGGCACTTAAAGAATTGGCACTTATACTAACTGATCAGCCAGGGTTATTGGGTCCGAAAGTCCTGCTGGTATTTATTGGGCTAAGCTTAGCTCGAGACGAAGTATGCTGGTTGCTGCGACATGGTGCTCCTAATTCTGGCGGTGGTAACAGTCAAAAAGGAACAGGGACAGGTACAGGAGGTACTGGAAAATCTAGTTCCAGCGGAAAATCATCCGGTGTAGAAGACCTTTTAGTTGACAGGCAGCTTCCTGAGTTACTATTTCACATGGAGGAGCTTCGGA TGCTGGTGCGCAAGTACAGTCAGGTTGTACAACGTTACTACGTTCAGTACCTGGTCGGGTTTGATGCTGTCCAATTGGCGCAGTCTATACAATCTGTTTATGGAAATCAGCAAGATCAACAACATTATCAGCAGGATCCTTCTTATGTCATCCTCCAGTCTATTGTGCATACGGTATCTGCATTGTCGGTCAAGCAAG TGGAGGACAATGAGCTATTTGACTTGCGTGCTCTGCGTCTTGACTGGTTCCGCGTTCAAGCCTATTGTTCATCTGCTGGATCCAGTGGTGGTGGTTACAACAGCAACAATTCAAAATTGAACCTTTTTGATCACCGTCAGCTAGCTTCCCAGCTAGACACTGCAGCGCACCATACACGAATGGTGGACTATCTCGATGAAATGCTCGTTGACACTTCCGATTTGTCACTGttttg CTTCTACAATAAAACGTTTGAGGATCAGTTCCATATGTGTCTGGAGTTCCCAGCTCAGAATCGGTACATTATTGCATTTCCACTAGTCTGCGGGCATTTTCAGTCATGTGCTCACGAACTCTGTCCTGAAGAg CGTCACCACATTCGCGAGCGCAGTCTGTCAGTGGTTAATATGTTTCTAGACGATATGGCTAAGGAAGCCAAGAACATTTTGACAACCGTGTGTGATGAACAGTGCACAATGAGTGATCGGCTTCTGCCCAAACATTGTGCACTGCTGATTGCACAAGCGGTAAACCGAAAGAAAAAAGACAAGTCTTCATCTAGCAAAGGGAAAAACACGGGAGCTTCTATGTTACTCGGGGGAGCAGGTGATGACAATGACAGACCAGGGTCAGAGAGTTATCGTAAGACACGCGAGGAGTTGACCAC GATGGACAAGCTACACATGGCCCTTACCGAATTATGCTATGCACTGAATTACTGTTCTACAATAAATGTGTGGGAATATACATTTGCACCACGTGAGTACTTGCACCAACATCTAGAAACGCGGTTTGGTCGGGCTCTGGTAGGCATGGCCATGTTTAACGCTGATACGGGTGACATTGCTAAACCGTCGGAGCTACTAGCCAGTGTTCGAGCCTACATGAGCGTTCTGCAAACTGTCGAAAACTATG TCCACATAGATGTGACAAGAGTTTTCAACAATGCGTTACTACAACAAACGCAGCATGCTGACAGCCACGGTGACAAAACTATCGCATCATCGTACACTCAGTG GTACTCGGAAGTTTTATTACGCCGGGTGAGTGCTGGCAACATATGTTATTCACCAAATCAACGAGCATTTGTCAGTCTTACCGCAGACGGAGCAGTCCCATTCAATGCAGAAGAGTTTAGTGACATTGGCGAGTTGCGGGCCCTTGCTGAACTTGTAGGCCCCTATGGAATGAAATTGCTCAATGAGACGCTGACATGGCATGTAGCCAGTCAGGTGCAAGAACTAAAA aaACTAGTAGCTGCTAATCGTGAAGTTTTGTTGGCACTACGCACAAATTTTGACAAACCAGACGTTATGAAAACCGAATTCAAGAAGCTGCAGC atGTGGACAACGTGCTTCAGCGCATGACTATTGTGGGTGTGATCTTGAGTTTCCGACAGCTAGCACAGTCGGCTCTTCGTGATGTCCTTGAAGATCGTGTCCCCTTCTTGTTAGCCAGTGTCCAGGATTATCACCAGCAGCACCAGCTCCGTGTTGGTGGTGTAATGGGTAATGGTGGTGTCAATGGAGTTGGAGGAGTAGTGGTAGGAGGAACTGGCAGTGTCAATGGGGTGGGCGCAACTGCTGACACTATG CTTGTCAGCGAAATGGCTTCGGCTGCAGGCTTGGAATGTGCTGTAGACCCTGCACTGGCAGCTGCATTACGCAATCAAAAGACGg CTGACGAGCATGATGAACATTTAACCGCGTGTTTGCTTATGGTTTTTGTTGCCGTCTCGGTGCCCAAGTTGGCGCGGTCTGAACACTCATTTTACCGTGCTTCGTTGGAAGGGCATGCCAACAATGTGCACTGTGTAGCAGCAGCTGTGAATGCTGTGTTTGGGGCACTATTTACTGTTTGTTCTGCTGGTGCAGGACCGGGGGCTGGTGCTGGAGCTGATCCGACTTCAGTTGCCGCAGCAGGAAGCGATATTGAAGACCGTATGAAAGAGTTCCTGGCT CTTGCTTCATCCAGTCTGCTGCGTCTTGGCCAAGAAGCTGACCGTGACACCGTGCGTAACCGCGAGTCTGTTTACCTTTTACTAGatcag ATTGTTCAAGAATCACCATTTCTCACCATGGATCTCCTAGAGTCATGTTTCCCGTATGCCCTTATAAGAAATGCGTACCATGCTGTCTACAAGATTGAGCATCATCAGCATGGTGGTCATTCATCGTCTTCGCATCAAATATAA